A region of the uncultured Bacteroides sp. genome:
TAGTCTCTTGGTTTAGGACCAAAGACTCTTGCACCACCTACAAATACAGGAGACTTGATATCGCCTGAACGAGCTCCACCAGTACCTTTTTGTTTTTTCAACTTTCTAGTACTACCTGAAAGTTCACTTCTTTCTTTTGATTTGTGAGTTCCTTGACGCTTATTTGCCATAAATTGCTTTACATCCAAATAAATAGCGTGGTCGTTAGGCTCAATTCCGAAGATTGATTCATTTAACGTAATCTTTCTTCCAGTGTCTTCACCTTTAATGTTATATACGTTAATTTCCATTATTTCTCAATTATTACGATTGAACCTTTGCATCCTGGAACAGATCCCTTAATCAATAGAAGGTTGTGTTCTGGAATAACTTTTAAAACTCGCAAATTTTGAACGGTAACTCTGTCACCACCCATTTGTCCACCCATTCGCATTCCTTTGAATACTTTAGCTGGATAAGAACAAGCACCGATTGAACCTGGTTTACGTAAACGGTTATGCTGGCCATGAGTTGCTTGACCTACACCACCAAATCCGTGTCTTTTAACTACACCCTGAAAACCTTTACCCTTAGAAGTTGCAATAACGTCAACAAAAACTGCATCGTTAAACAATTCTACAGAGATTGAATCTCCCAGATTTAGTTCATTCTCAAATTCTTTGAACTCGGCCAAGTGTCTCTTTGGTGTTACATTAGCTTTAGCGAAGTGTCCCTTTAATGGTTTAGTAGTATGTTTTTCCTTTTTTTCCTGGAAACCTACTTGGACTGCTTCATAGCCATCTTTTTCAACTGTTTTCAGCTGAGTAACAACACAAGGACCTGCTTCGATAACAGTGCATGGTACATTTTTACCATCGGCACTGAAAACGGATGTCATTCCGATTTTCTTTCCTAATAATCCTGGCATTTCACTTTT
Encoded here:
- the rplC gene encoding 50S ribosomal protein L3 produces the protein MPGLLGKKIGMTSVFSADGKNVPCTVIEAGPCVVTQLKTVEKDGYEAVQVGFQEKKEKHTTKPLKGHFAKANVTPKRHLAEFKEFENELNLGDSISVELFNDAVFVDVIATSKGKGFQGVVKRHGFGGVGQATHGQHNRLRKPGSIGACSYPAKVFKGMRMGGQMGGDRVTVQNLRVLKVIPEHNLLLIKGSVPGCKGSIVIIEK